A segment of the Bradyrhizobium sp. CCBAU 53340 genome:
CCTCGTCGGCGTCATGCGGAGCGACGAGGCGACGCCGGCCGCTCGCGTCTCGGCCGCCAACGCGATCCTCGATCGCGGCTGGGGCAAGGTGGCGCAACCGCTCGAGAACAGCGATGATGGCGTGCTGGAACTGATCCACCGGATCGAGCGCATCATCGTGCATCCGGAAAAGTCTGGCAGCGGGGAGTCCTAGCGTCGTCGCTGGAGAAGAGGCGCTCACCATGTCCACCCTGAAAATTCCAACGGCCAAGATCTTCGAGCCGCTGCTGAAACCTGCGCGCTACAAGGGCGTTTACGGCGGGCGTGGCTCAGGCAAGTCGCATTTCTTCGGCGAACTCCTGGTCGAGACCTGCCAGGCCGAGCGCGGCACGCTTGCGGTTTGCATCCGCGAGGCGCAGCGGACGCTGGCGCAATCCTCGAAGCGGCTGGTCGAGGGCAAGATCGAGAGTCTCGGGCTCGGCCACGGTTTCAAGCTCTTCAGCGACAAGATTGCGACCGGATTGATGGGAGCCGTTTGGCTCG
Coding sequences within it:
- a CDS encoding phage terminase large subunit → MSTLKIPTAKIFEPLLKPARYKGVYGGRGSGKSHFFGELLVETCQAERGTLAVCIREAQRTLAQSSKRLVEGKIESLGLGHGFKLFSDKIATGLMGAVWLGVKVVLGK